A window from Synechococcus sp. RSCCF101 encodes these proteins:
- a CDS encoding hercynine metabolism small protein yields the protein MSRDEQIQAMRELREGLMHRLEELYRQAFDQIGEAPLREGAVARLTQLLLRSRDGAITPLQEEIEQPLITHAPETRDPA from the coding sequence ATGAGTCGGGACGAACAGATCCAGGCCATGCGCGAGCTGCGCGAAGGGCTGATGCATCGGCTGGAGGAGCTGTACCGCCAGGCCTTCGATCAGATCGGGGAGGCCCCGCTGCGCGAGGGCGCCGTGGCGCGCCTCACCCAGTTGCTGCTGCGCTCGCGCGATGGCGCGATCACCCCGCTGCAGGAGGAGATCGAGCAGCCCCTGATCACCCATGCCCCCGAGACACGCGATCCCGCCTGA
- a CDS encoding tetratricopeptide repeat protein, protein MSVVWALLLALQLSLPQLFDQALTASQEGRFGDALPLWDLVLERSPADAAAWSNRGNVRLALGDGEGAIADQTRAMELAPEEADPHLNRGTAEEALQRWSEASADYRWILERDPEDASALYNLANVEGSQQHWSEARRLFEQASLVRPGFAMARSSAALAAYQLGDRAEAEAELRRLIRRYPLFADARAALTALLWSRGAGGEAESNWAAASGLDPRYRQREWLLAIRRWPPAPTQDLMDFLALVSR, encoded by the coding sequence GTGAGCGTCGTCTGGGCGCTGCTGCTGGCGCTGCAGCTCTCCCTGCCCCAGCTGTTCGATCAGGCCCTCACGGCCAGCCAGGAGGGTCGCTTCGGTGATGCCCTGCCCCTGTGGGACCTGGTGCTGGAGCGCAGCCCCGCGGATGCCGCCGCCTGGAGCAACCGGGGCAACGTGCGCCTCGCCCTCGGCGACGGCGAAGGGGCGATCGCCGATCAGACCCGCGCCATGGAGCTGGCCCCCGAGGAAGCCGATCCCCATCTCAACCGGGGCACGGCCGAGGAGGCCCTGCAGCGCTGGAGCGAGGCCAGCGCCGACTACCGCTGGATTCTCGAGCGCGATCCCGAAGACGCCTCCGCTCTCTACAACCTCGCCAACGTCGAGGGATCGCAGCAGCACTGGTCCGAGGCCCGCCGCCTGTTCGAGCAGGCCTCCCTGGTGAGGCCGGGCTTCGCCATGGCCCGCTCCAGCGCGGCGCTGGCGGCCTATCAGCTGGGGGATCGGGCCGAGGCGGAGGCCGAACTGAGGCGGCTGATCCGGCGCTATCCCCTCTTCGCCGATGCCCGTGCGGCTCTCACCGCCCTGCTGTGGAGCCGGGGTGCCGGCGGTGAGGCGGAAAGCAACTGGGCCGCGGCTTCGGGGCTCGATCCCCGCTACCGGCAGCGAGAATGGTTGCTGGCGATCCGCCGCTGGCCGCCCGCCCCCACCCAGGACCTGATGGATTTCCTCGCCCTCGTGAGCCGATGA
- a CDS encoding protein kinase: protein MPRPSELGTAPPSPLVRAGSCIGGRFELVAPLGSGGQGQLWRGIDRLASSSSVVLRGLEDPADQSRLRELWPALQGLLHPQIPRFGALIEEDARLWIVREWQEGRTYAELLQARSERQMVFGAGEVLLLLRQVLPVLSLLHGEGLVHTDLNPSNLLRRERDGLPVLLDVGLLQRQDGRAPGRGATAGFAPAAQGRGDALAAWMDLHALGVSALVLLSGDPPQRLLEPTDLSWRLPTGLDGEPRLRDALARLVSERPAERFRSAADALEALEAIPVPDSTGPVARSDRTVPLAPAGAPAAVPDPPAPSQPLPPSPGQRARERDQAAEGRLWPVVIALLVSALVGTGLGWLLLSRDQPSAREPRQPLPERPTPRAETLPPAEVDQRQALLSRLRALQVDRGWFLSLVDASLMERFPERQGRPPSDSLADAPLRRAWNDLAEEWLARVEQLPPELRSRLGSFSDADWQKRRADLQEQGISAEALAQLVSSSAASILPQRAGGGRPPEPFRQLWTAAAEQRLATVDIERIEARSGQPLDLSTRVSGRGARLVSIAVPEGHQLVLGVNGTPLMRMTVFAAEGAVLEPDGPLRVVQLPASAGSPVQVLITNDGVSSGLITLSCRADPDLSGSTAPAQVAPGLRPGSAEAGDGTGPSDSPRGSSGSDAPPVEAPAGAPEPLQAGSVSEPAPGPSAAGSLPDGAPEGGSEALQR from the coding sequence ATGCCCCGTCCATCCGAGCTGGGGACCGCTCCCCCTTCCCCCCTGGTTCGGGCCGGGTCCTGCATCGGCGGGCGCTTCGAGCTGGTGGCACCGCTGGGCAGCGGCGGCCAGGGTCAGCTGTGGCGGGGGATCGACCGACTGGCCTCCTCCTCGTCCGTGGTGCTGCGCGGCCTGGAGGATCCGGCCGACCAGAGCCGCCTGCGGGAGCTCTGGCCCGCCCTTCAGGGCCTGCTGCACCCCCAGATCCCCCGCTTCGGGGCACTGATCGAGGAGGACGCCCGTCTCTGGATCGTGCGGGAGTGGCAGGAGGGGCGGACCTACGCCGAGCTGCTTCAGGCCCGTTCCGAGCGGCAGATGGTCTTCGGAGCGGGAGAGGTGCTGCTGCTGCTGCGGCAGGTGCTGCCGGTGCTGAGCCTCCTCCATGGCGAGGGGCTCGTGCACACCGACCTCAATCCCTCCAATCTCCTGCGCCGCGAGCGGGACGGCCTGCCGGTGCTGCTGGATGTGGGCCTGCTGCAGCGTCAGGACGGCCGGGCTCCCGGCCGCGGTGCCACGGCCGGCTTCGCCCCGGCGGCCCAGGGCCGCGGCGACGCGCTCGCGGCCTGGATGGATCTCCACGCCCTCGGGGTCAGCGCCCTGGTGCTCCTCTCGGGCGATCCGCCTCAGCGGCTGCTCGAGCCGACCGATCTCAGCTGGCGCCTGCCCACCGGCCTCGATGGTGAGCCCCGCCTGCGGGATGCCCTGGCGCGACTGGTCAGTGAGCGCCCGGCGGAGCGCTTCCGCAGCGCGGCGGACGCCCTGGAGGCCCTTGAGGCCATCCCCGTGCCCGACAGCACCGGCCCTGTGGCCCGGTCCGACCGCACCGTGCCCCTGGCGCCGGCGGGTGCTCCGGCGGCGGTACCGGACCCCCCGGCCCCATCCCAGCCCCTGCCGCCCAGCCCGGGGCAGCGGGCCCGCGAGCGCGATCAGGCCGCCGAAGGGCGCCTCTGGCCCGTCGTGATCGCGCTGCTGGTGTCCGCCCTTGTGGGCACCGGCCTCGGCTGGCTGCTGCTGAGCCGCGATCAGCCGTCGGCGCGCGAGCCCCGCCAGCCGCTGCCGGAACGTCCCACACCCCGGGCGGAAACGCTGCCGCCCGCCGAGGTGGATCAGCGTCAGGCGCTGCTCAGCCGCCTCAGGGCGCTGCAGGTCGATCGCGGCTGGTTCCTCTCCCTGGTGGATGCCAGCCTGATGGAGCGGTTTCCCGAGCGTCAGGGCCGGCCTCCCTCCGATTCCCTGGCCGACGCTCCCCTGCGCCGGGCCTGGAACGACCTGGCCGAGGAATGGCTGGCCCGGGTCGAGCAGCTCCCGCCGGAGCTGCGCTCCCGTCTCGGCAGCTTCAGCGATGCGGACTGGCAGAAGCGCCGCGCCGATCTCCAGGAGCAGGGCATCAGTGCGGAGGCTCTGGCCCAGCTCGTCTCCAGCAGCGCCGCGTCGATCCTTCCCCAGCGCGCTGGCGGCGGGCGTCCGCCCGAGCCCTTCCGCCAGCTCTGGACCGCGGCCGCCGAGCAGCGTCTGGCCACGGTGGACATCGAGCGCATCGAGGCCCGCTCCGGCCAGCCGCTGGATCTCTCCACCCGCGTGTCGGGTCGCGGGGCCCGGCTGGTGTCCATCGCCGTGCCGGAGGGGCATCAGCTCGTGCTGGGCGTGAACGGCACGCCGCTGATGCGGATGACGGTCTTCGCGGCCGAAGGAGCGGTGCTGGAACCGGATGGTCCTCTGCGCGTGGTGCAACTGCCCGCCTCCGCCGGCAGTCCCGTCCAGGTGCTGATCACCAACGACGGGGTCTCCTCCGGTCTGATCACCCTCTCCTGCCGCGCCGATCCGGATCTCTCCGGAAGCACCGCACCCGCCCAGGTCGCCCCCGGACTCAGGCCCGGATCGGCGGAGGCCGGCGACGGCACGGGTCCCAGCGATTCACCGCGCGGCTCCAGCGGATCGGACGCCCCGCCCGTGGAGGCCCCAGCCGGCGCGCCGGAGCCTCTGCAAGCAGGCTCCGTTTCGGAGCCTGCTCCCGGTCCGTCGGCTGCGGGGTCGCTCCCGGATGGGGCGCCGGAGGGTGGCTCAGAGGCGCTTCAGCGCTGA
- the egtD gene encoding L-histidine N(alpha)-methyltransferase has protein sequence MPATCLTPELIDLHPRQADLASAVEAGLCRTPRQLPAWLLYDAEGSRLFDAICHQPEYSLTRTETALLEQRGPAIGAHLGQGVLVEFGAGSARKVRPLLDAMHPRAYVPLDISASHLQESCALLQAQHPSVPIVAVCCDYSALQELPPHPLLSGAPRVGFFPGSSIGNFSHGEATRLLRRFRALLGEGGRLLIGIDRPRAVERMEAAYDDAAGVSAAFAFNLLSRLNRDLGADFDPDRFRYRALWQERDQRIEMALVSRQRQEVQLLGRSWLFEAGEPLVTEHSHKFTPQRFSALAAGAGWDTGPVWSDSSDHVSLLLLEPARLGVSQRRSP, from the coding sequence ATGCCCGCCACCTGCCTGACCCCAGAGCTGATCGACCTGCATCCGCGGCAGGCCGATCTGGCGAGCGCCGTGGAGGCGGGCCTCTGCCGGACGCCGCGGCAGCTGCCGGCCTGGCTGCTCTACGACGCCGAGGGATCGCGTCTGTTCGACGCCATCTGCCACCAGCCCGAATACAGCCTCACCCGCACCGAAACCGCTCTGCTGGAGCAGCGGGGTCCGGCCATCGGTGCGCATCTGGGTCAGGGCGTTCTGGTGGAATTCGGGGCCGGCAGCGCCCGCAAGGTGCGCCCGCTCCTCGACGCGATGCATCCCCGGGCCTACGTGCCGCTCGACATCAGTGCCAGCCACCTGCAGGAGTCATGTGCGCTGCTGCAGGCGCAGCACCCCAGCGTGCCGATCGTGGCCGTCTGCTGCGACTACAGCGCGCTGCAGGAGCTGCCGCCGCACCCGCTCCTGAGCGGAGCCCCGCGGGTGGGCTTCTTTCCGGGCAGCTCCATCGGCAACTTCAGCCACGGCGAGGCCACCCGTCTGCTGCGCCGCTTCCGGGCCCTGCTGGGGGAGGGCGGGCGCCTGCTGATCGGCATCGACCGGCCCAGGGCCGTGGAGCGGATGGAGGCGGCCTACGACGACGCCGCGGGTGTGTCCGCCGCATTCGCCTTCAATCTGCTGAGCCGCCTCAACCGGGACCTCGGGGCCGATTTCGATCCGGATCGGTTCCGCTACCGGGCCCTCTGGCAGGAGCGGGATCAGCGGATCGAGATGGCCCTGGTGAGCCGGCAGCGGCAGGAGGTGCAGCTGCTGGGGCGGAGCTGGCTGTTCGAGGCGGGCGAGCCCCTGGTGACCGAGCACAGCCACAAGTTCACGCCGCAGCGCTTCTCCGCGCTGGCTGCCGGCGCCGGATGGGACACGGGCCCCGTCTGGAGCGATTCCTCCGATCATGTGTCCCTGCTCCTGCTGGAGCCAGCCAGACTCGGGGTGTCGCAACGGAGGTCCCCATGA
- the ruvB gene encoding Holliday junction branch migration DNA helicase RuvB has protein sequence MAIVSSAAGPPGGRRTPPGPGPRLMDPNAVEAGDGGSEATAGAGGAPAREDRLRPRRLDDYIGQSELKQVLAIAIAAARRRGEPLDHVLLFGPPGLGKTTMALVLAEEMGVGCRIASAPALERPRDIVGLLMQLEPGELLFIDEIHRLNRVAEELLYPAMEDGRLDLTVGKGSAARTRSLPLPPFTLVGATTRAGALSSPLRDRFGLLQRLEFYRREDLEAIVHRAAALLALPLEPGAAEEIAGRCRGTPRIANRLLRRVRDVAMVQDRGRVDRALVREALDLHRVDARGLEASDRRLLHLLQERHNGGPAGLEALAAALGEDPVTLETVVEPFLLQAGFLQRTARGRVLTDAARRHLAGIDP, from the coding sequence ATGGCCATCGTCTCCTCCGCTGCCGGCCCTCCGGGCGGTCGCCGGACCCCGCCCGGACCGGGCCCGCGGCTGATGGATCCCAACGCCGTGGAAGCGGGGGACGGCGGATCGGAGGCCACCGCTGGGGCCGGTGGGGCCCCGGCCCGCGAGGACCGGCTGCGGCCCCGGCGCCTCGACGACTACATCGGTCAGAGCGAGCTCAAGCAGGTGCTGGCGATCGCCATTGCGGCGGCCCGCCGGCGCGGCGAGCCCCTCGATCACGTGCTGCTGTTCGGCCCCCCCGGACTGGGCAAGACCACCATGGCGCTGGTCCTGGCCGAGGAGATGGGCGTGGGTTGCCGGATCGCCAGCGCCCCGGCCCTGGAGCGCCCCCGCGACATCGTCGGCCTGCTGATGCAGCTGGAGCCCGGCGAGCTGCTGTTCATCGATGAGATCCACCGGCTCAACCGCGTGGCCGAGGAGCTGCTCTACCCCGCCATGGAGGACGGCCGCCTCGACCTGACGGTCGGCAAGGGCAGTGCGGCCCGCACCCGCTCCCTGCCCCTGCCCCCGTTCACCCTGGTGGGAGCCACCACGCGCGCCGGAGCGCTGAGCTCGCCCCTGCGCGACCGCTTCGGCCTGCTGCAGCGGCTCGAGTTCTACCGCCGGGAGGATCTCGAGGCGATCGTGCACCGCGCCGCCGCCCTGCTGGCCCTGCCGCTGGAGCCCGGCGCCGCCGAGGAGATCGCCGGCCGCTGCCGCGGCACCCCCCGCATCGCCAACCGCCTGCTGCGGCGGGTGCGCGATGTGGCGATGGTGCAGGACCGCGGCCGGGTGGACCGGGCCCTGGTGCGGGAGGCGCTCGACCTGCACCGCGTCGATGCCCGCGGCCTCGAGGCCAGCGACCGGCGGCTGCTGCACCTGCTGCAGGAGCGGCACAACGGAGGCCCCGCAGGACTGGAGGCCCTGGCGGCCGCCCTCGGCGAGGACCCGGTCACGCTGGAGACGGTGGTGGAGCCCTTCCTGCTGCAGGCCGGCTTTCTGCAGCGCACCGCCCGCGGCCGCGTCCTCACGGATGCGGCGCGCCGCCACCTCGCCGGGATCGATCCGTGA
- the smpB gene encoding SsrA-binding protein SmpB, which yields MGKGKGRKGRASGGKGATSLLADNRQARHQYEILETLEVGVELLGTEVKSVRAGKANLRDGFCLIRRGEMQLHNVHISPHSHASAYFNHEPLRVRKLLAHRREIEKLRVALEQKGLTLVPLNLHLKGSWIKMTVGLGRGRKLHDKRQEERRRQDAKEVRSALKRL from the coding sequence ATGGGCAAGGGGAAGGGCCGCAAGGGCCGGGCATCCGGCGGCAAGGGAGCGACCAGCCTGCTGGCGGACAACCGTCAGGCGCGCCATCAGTACGAGATCCTGGAGACCCTGGAGGTGGGGGTGGAACTGCTGGGCACCGAGGTGAAGTCGGTGCGGGCCGGCAAGGCCAACCTCCGGGACGGGTTCTGCCTGATCCGTCGCGGTGAGATGCAGCTCCACAACGTGCACATCTCCCCCCACAGCCATGCCTCGGCCTACTTCAACCACGAACCCCTGCGGGTGCGGAAGCTGCTGGCCCATCGCCGCGAGATCGAGAAGCTGCGGGTCGCCCTGGAGCAGAAGGGGCTGACCCTGGTGCCGCTCAACCTGCACCTGAAGGGGTCCTGGATCAAGATGACCGTGGGTCTCGGTCGCGGCCGGAAGCTGCACGACAAGCGCCAGGAGGAGCGGCGGCGCCAGGACGCCAAGGAGGTGCGCTCAGCGCTGAAGCGCCTCTGA